The genomic window CGGTTGAGGATGTCCGGCGGGCAGCCGACGCTGACGCCGGTGAGCAGTTCGTCCTGGCGCATCCACGCCTGGCTGCCGGAAGGTTCGGCGCCCACCGCCAGGTCGGCGATCAGGCCGATGCCCATGCCGGCCGCCTTCGCCTGCTGCTGCACCTGTTGCAGGCCGCGGGCGACCAGCCACTGGCCGAACGCCTGCTGGCTGATGGCCTGTTCCTCGTCGATCATGAAGTGGCCCAGTTCCGCGCTGCCGGCGTTGCGGTATGCCTCGGGCCAGAAGCGCCAGTCCAGGCCGTCGCCGGCTTCGGCGCGGCGCAGTTGCAGGACCTGGAAGCAGCAGTGCTGCAACAGCTCGGCGCCGCCCAGATGGCGGAAGGCGAGGAAGTCCTCGTGCAGCGCGCCGCTGTCGTGCTGGAACTGCTGGTAGAGCTGCTGCAGCAGGCGGTCACGCAACTGGGCGACGCGCAGCCAGTCCACCAGCGGCAGCGCCTGTACGCGCGCCCACTCCTCCTCAAGACCGGCCGCGGCCAGTGCCTGGCGCACCGGTTCGTCGCCCAGCACCAGGCCGGGGGCGGCGTAGAGTTCGTTGAACAGCAGCCGGCTGGAGGGCGAATACGGGCTGTAGATGTCCCGCGAGGCGGGGAACATCGCGTGCAGCGGGCTGATCGCGATGGCGTCCGCGCCCTGCGCCGCGGCGGCGTGGACCAGGTCGGCGAGGGCGGCGAGATCGCCGGCGCCGCCGTCCTGCTCGCGGCGCAGTGCATACAGCTGCGCGGCCAGGCCCCAGACGTGCCGGCGGCCGCCGCAATACTGCTGCACCGAGGGGCAGCGCGGCGGCGCCACGGCGAGGATGATCTCCCGGTCGCCCAGGTGCAGCGGGTAATAGCCGCTTTGCTGGATGGCCGGAATCTGCCCGTGCTGGTCGACGTGGCCCTCGCTGTGGCCGCTGTCGTCCTCGTTGAACAGTCGGTAGCGGGTGCCCGGGCCGACCGGTACGGCAATCGGCTGGCCACGGTCGGCGGTGATCAGTGGCGGCGGTTCGGCGCGGCGCCGCTCCAGCGCGTCCAGGCTCTGGCGGATCTGCTCCGGGGTCTGCGCGGGGAAGCCCAGCGCTTCCAGGACGTTGCGCTGCACCTCGGCGCTCAGGCGCTGCGGGCGGTTGTCGGCATCGATCCAGTCGATGGCCAGGCCCGCTTCGCTGGCCAGGCGTTCCAGTTGCGCGTCATTCATCAGGGCGCCTCCAGGCTCAGGACCAGGGCGCCGCCGCTCAGCCAGCCGTGGCGGTAGTGCGCCGCGTTCTGGCCGCAGCAGAACAGCACCTGGGCGCTTTCCCCCGGTGGTTCGACGCCCAGGTCGTGCGTGCCGAGGTTGAGGTCGATGCGCCACAGGCTGCCGTCGCCCAGGCGCCATTTCGCACTCAGGGCGCGCTCGCCCAGGGGCTGTGCGTCCAGCGCGCGGCTGCCGGGCAGGCGCGGCGTCAGCCAGCGGTGGCGCAGCTCCAGCAGTTCGCGGCAGTGGGTGCGCCAGCCATCGTCACCCTGGTCCGGGCGCGGGCGGGACGCGACGAAGGTCTGGTAGTCGTTGGGGTCGGGAATCCACGCGGCGGCGCCCGGCTCGGAGAACTTACTGAAGCGCTTGAACTCCTCGCGCCGGCCTTCGGTCACGGCCCGCGCCAGCTCGCCCTGGTAATCGGTGAAGAACAGGA from Pseudomonas sp. GCEP-101 includes these protein-coding regions:
- the malQ gene encoding 4-alpha-glucanotransferase, giving the protein MNDAQLERLASEAGLAIDWIDADNRPQRLSAEVQRNVLEALGFPAQTPEQIRQSLDALERRRAEPPPLITADRGQPIAVPVGPGTRYRLFNEDDSGHSEGHVDQHGQIPAIQQSGYYPLHLGDREIILAVAPPRCPSVQQYCGGRRHVWGLAAQLYALRREQDGGAGDLAALADLVHAAAAQGADAIAISPLHAMFPASRDIYSPYSPSSRLLFNELYAAPGLVLGDEPVRQALAAAGLEEEWARVQALPLVDWLRVAQLRDRLLQQLYQQFQHDSGALHEDFLAFRHLGGAELLQHCCFQVLQLRRAEAGDGLDWRFWPEAYRNAGSAELGHFMIDEEQAISQQAFGQWLVARGLQQVQQQAKAAGMGIGLIADLAVGAEPSGSQAWMRQDELLTGVSVGCPPDILNRAGQNWGICAFSPDGLRRNGFRAFIEMLRANLRYVGGLRIDHVLGLRRLWVIPSGAEPQEGAYLDYPFDDLLRLICLEAERAQAVIIGEDLGTVPPGLREALAERGILGMRVLLFEQEHGHFIAPARWPDGALATSTTHDLPTLEGWQQGRDIDWREQLGQRTREVAADERDARQHESQALRRALGDSGISADPVLDGAIEFLGATPAPLVLLPLEDALACIEQPNLPGPGDTHPNWRRRFERNAGEMLDDPRVRARLERLRRARQHADDGARAHD